One region of Streptomyces sp. NBC_00442 genomic DNA includes:
- a CDS encoding haloacid dehalogenase type II, with product MAEACAIDVVVFDVLGTMVNEPGGLRAAVCEAVRAGTSTAAEVEGPGGGVGSGVNGMNGEPGEAFVDQLVAVWQDHVAQEQRRIDAGERAYANSEVLDREAAGLVAERAALTDPLALARLATAAQRLDAWADSSAGLARFARRFPVLGLTHASRATLLRLNAHADLRWHQALSAEDAAAHKPAPAVYRLALDAAGCPPERVLMVAAHAWDLRGAQSVGMRTAHVCRPVGDPPRESDTFTWRANSLTELADVLMPS from the coding sequence ATGGCTGAGGCCTGCGCCATCGACGTGGTCGTCTTCGATGTGCTCGGCACGATGGTGAACGAGCCGGGTGGGCTACGGGCGGCCGTGTGTGAAGCGGTCCGTGCGGGGACGTCCACGGCAGCCGAGGTCGAAGGTCCTGGCGGGGGAGTCGGCTCAGGGGTGAACGGGATGAACGGGGAGCCGGGCGAGGCGTTCGTGGACCAGCTGGTGGCCGTGTGGCAGGACCACGTCGCACAGGAACAGCGACGCATCGACGCGGGCGAGCGGGCCTACGCCAACTCGGAGGTACTCGACCGTGAGGCCGCCGGACTCGTGGCCGAGCGCGCGGCGCTCACGGACCCGCTGGCCCTCGCGCGCCTGGCCACCGCCGCTCAGCGGCTCGACGCGTGGGCCGACTCCTCCGCGGGCCTCGCCCGGTTCGCCCGGCGCTTTCCCGTCCTCGGACTCACGCACGCCAGCCGCGCGACCCTGCTCCGGCTCAACGCGCATGCGGATCTGCGTTGGCACCAAGCCCTGTCCGCCGAGGACGCCGCGGCGCACAAACCCGCACCGGCGGTGTACCGCCTCGCTCTCGACGCGGCAGGGTGCCCGCCGGAGCGCGTACTGATGGTCGCCGCCCACGCCTGGGACCTCCGCGGCGCCCAATCCGTGGGCATGCGAACCGCCCATGTGTGCCGGCCGGTCGGCGACCCTCCCCGGGAATCCGACACCTTCACCTGGCGGGCGAACAGCCTGACGGAACTGGCCGACGTCCTGATGCCGTCCTAG
- a CDS encoding vWA domain-containing protein, with the protein MSGVQNYINHVALVLDASSSMSHLSRKVVEVADQQIAYLARRSQELDQETRVTVYVFADKAECVIYDKDVLRMPSLKELYRVGGMTALLAATLKSQGELAQTAQLYGDHSFLTFVLTDGQENASHRCPDAPSTKPRELVQAVGQLVARQQDNWTLAVLVPDQMGKREAMQCGFPKDNIAIWDATSTQGLEEAGQVIQQATEKFMVGRTQGIRGSRAVFSTGADAVNKDTIEAAGLTPVNPSQYQLIPVARDAAIREWVVECGHTYRTGCAFYQLSKSEKIQAKKQIAVLEKKTDRVFTGPQARALLGLPDTEVRVKADHNDDFTIFVQSTSVNRKLVPHTRLLLMI; encoded by the coding sequence ATGTCCGGGGTCCAGAACTACATCAATCACGTTGCTCTCGTGCTGGACGCGAGTTCGTCCATGTCGCATCTGAGTCGCAAGGTCGTCGAAGTGGCCGACCAGCAGATCGCCTATCTGGCCCGCCGATCACAGGAGTTGGACCAGGAGACCCGCGTGACGGTGTACGTGTTCGCCGACAAGGCGGAGTGCGTCATCTACGACAAGGACGTGCTGCGGATGCCGTCCTTGAAGGAGCTGTACCGGGTCGGCGGGATGACGGCGCTCCTGGCGGCCACACTGAAGTCACAGGGGGAGCTCGCGCAGACGGCGCAACTCTACGGCGACCACAGCTTCCTGACGTTCGTCCTCACCGACGGACAGGAGAACGCCAGTCACCGCTGCCCGGACGCCCCGAGCACCAAGCCGCGCGAACTGGTGCAGGCCGTGGGGCAGTTGGTCGCGAGGCAGCAGGACAACTGGACGCTCGCCGTTCTCGTGCCGGACCAGATGGGCAAGCGAGAAGCCATGCAGTGCGGTTTCCCGAAGGACAACATCGCCATCTGGGATGCCACGAGCACTCAGGGTCTGGAGGAGGCCGGGCAGGTCATCCAGCAGGCGACGGAGAAGTTCATGGTGGGCCGCACCCAGGGCATCCGGGGTTCGCGGGCCGTGTTCTCGACGGGAGCCGACGCCGTCAACAAGGACACCATCGAGGCAGCCGGTCTCACCCCGGTGAACCCGTCGCAGTACCAGCTGATTCCGGTCGCCCGGGATGCGGCGATACGGGAGTGGGTCGTCGAATGCGGGCACACCTACCGCACCGGATGTGCTTTCTACCAGTTGAGCAAGTCGGAGAAGATCCAGGCGAAGAAGCAGATCGCGGTGCTGGAGAAGAAGACGGACCGGGTGTTCACGGGGCCGCAGGCCCGCGCCCTGCTCGGCCTGCCCGACACGGAGGTCCGCGTCAAGGCCGACCACAACGACGACTTCACGATCTTCGTGCAGAGCACCAGCGTGAACCGCAAGCTCGTGCCGCACACGCGGCTGCTGCTGATGATCTGA
- a CDS encoding aromatic acid exporter family protein has product MVREFTHPLLDFARRRREPAVVQTLRSTAAAVISYVVALRLSSEPAPLTAPLTALLVVQVTLYTTLVTAVRRVNSVVVGVLLAVGFSSLVGLTWWSLGLIILAALVVGRFVKVGEFVPEVAISAMLVLGVTRVSATAWDRVLETLIGAGVGMLFNMLLAPPVWVESAGGAIEELAARMRRLLLDLGDEVGGHTPVAQAAARLHEARRLDHDIAQVDASLRQAEDSLRLNPRVKEGLLSRVVLRTGLDTLEISAVVLRVVCRSLTDLAKERTQEHLFEPDVGVALKDVFEHLARAIESFAVLITTQVSRNAEMAEERLADELTAGRLSRDRVADLLLAQVQRHPRQWQLHGALLAEVDRILNELDVEKRSQRLVEELDQRSRRQGQRFPRVRRARSRVRQMMRLPEPEERPW; this is encoded by the coding sequence ATGGTGCGGGAGTTCACTCATCCTCTGCTCGATTTCGCGCGCCGCCGCCGTGAGCCGGCTGTGGTGCAGACGCTGCGTTCCACGGCGGCCGCGGTCATCTCCTATGTGGTGGCCCTGCGCCTGAGCAGCGAACCCGCTCCCCTGACCGCGCCCCTGACGGCGTTGCTCGTCGTCCAGGTCACCCTCTACACCACGCTGGTCACGGCCGTCCGCAGAGTGAACTCCGTCGTCGTGGGCGTGCTCCTCGCCGTCGGCTTCAGCTCTCTGGTGGGTCTGACCTGGTGGAGCCTGGGGCTGATCATCCTGGCGGCGCTCGTGGTGGGGCGCTTCGTCAAGGTCGGCGAGTTCGTTCCCGAGGTGGCGATCAGCGCGATGCTCGTCCTGGGGGTGACTCGGGTATCCGCGACGGCGTGGGACCGCGTCCTGGAGACGCTGATCGGCGCGGGGGTCGGGATGCTGTTCAACATGCTGCTGGCCCCGCCCGTGTGGGTGGAGTCCGCGGGCGGGGCCATCGAGGAGCTGGCCGCGCGGATGCGGCGCCTGCTCCTCGACCTGGGTGACGAGGTCGGCGGCCACACGCCGGTGGCCCAGGCGGCGGCCCGGCTGCACGAGGCGCGCCGCCTCGATCACGACATCGCCCAAGTGGACGCCTCCCTGCGGCAGGCGGAGGACAGCCTGCGCCTCAATCCCCGCGTCAAGGAAGGACTGCTCTCGCGTGTGGTGCTGCGCACCGGGCTCGACACCCTGGAGATCTCCGCCGTGGTGCTGCGCGTCGTGTGCCGGTCGCTCACCGACCTCGCGAAGGAACGTACGCAGGAGCACCTCTTCGAGCCCGACGTCGGAGTCGCCCTCAAGGACGTGTTCGAGCATCTCGCCCGCGCCATCGAAAGCTTTGCCGTGCTGATCACCACTCAGGTGAGCCGCAACGCCGAGATGGCGGAGGAGCGGCTGGCGGACGAGTTGACGGCCGGCCGGCTCAGCCGCGACAGGGTGGCCGACCTGCTGCTCGCACAGGTGCAGCGGCACCCCCGGCAGTGGCAGCTGCACGGGGCGCTCCTGGCCGAGGTGGACCGGATCCTCAACGAACTCGACGTGGAGAAGCGCTCCCAGCGCCTGGTCGAGGAGCTCGACCAGCGCTCGCGCCGACAGGGGCAGCGTTTCCCGCGCGTTCGCCGCGCGCGGAGCCGGGTCCGGCAGATGATGCGGCTTCCGGAACCGGAGGAACGTCCGTGGTGA
- a CDS encoding ATP-binding protein: MNLVEQDEGQRAGAGRTDGAMSVSAVLLGSEDIAKARSVARDFLTSLQAVHGLPVWKHTMGTVQLVVSELVTNARKYAPGPCLLTLEVNDGAVEVTVWDSSTTLPLVLAPDPSRVGQHGLEIVMAVCRSFEVHREPVGKRIKTAIALADESDGCGTA; the protein is encoded by the coding sequence ATGAATCTTGTGGAGCAGGACGAGGGACAGCGGGCAGGCGCGGGTCGTACGGACGGCGCGATGTCCGTTTCCGCCGTGCTGTTGGGCAGCGAGGACATTGCCAAGGCCCGGAGCGTGGCACGGGACTTTTTGACGTCCTTGCAGGCCGTACACGGTCTGCCGGTGTGGAAGCACACCATGGGCACGGTCCAGCTGGTGGTGAGCGAGCTGGTGACGAATGCCCGCAAGTACGCTCCCGGGCCCTGTCTGCTGACCTTGGAGGTCAACGACGGCGCGGTCGAGGTGACGGTGTGGGACAGCAGCACGACGCTGCCGCTGGTGCTCGCGCCGGATCCCAGCAGGGTCGGACAGCACGGCCTGGAGATCGTCATGGCGGTGTGCCGCAGCTTCGAGGTGCACCGCGAGCCGGTCGGCAAGCGCATCAAGACCGCCATCGCCCTGGCCGACGAATCGGACGGCTGCGGGACTGCGTGA
- a CDS encoding ATP-binding protein, which translates to MPKDSSLRAVGWARSLPLSSSVKEARDWTRVHLRTLEWAHRTPDVADAVLLTVSELVTNAQVHARSAAQLILTWDEECLHVTVHDASPRLPEPRDPDHDALGGRGLLLIDALADEWHAYPCPRGKNVTACFQPPAVADPTSPVPG; encoded by the coding sequence GTGCCGAAGGATTCATCGCTGAGGGCCGTCGGGTGGGCGCGCTCGCTGCCACTGAGCAGCAGCGTGAAAGAGGCGCGGGACTGGACGCGGGTACATCTGCGCACCCTGGAATGGGCTCACCGGACACCGGATGTGGCGGACGCGGTGCTCCTGACCGTGTCCGAACTCGTCACCAATGCGCAGGTGCACGCCCGTAGCGCGGCACAGTTGATCCTCACCTGGGACGAGGAGTGCCTGCACGTGACCGTGCACGACGCCTCGCCCCGGCTGCCCGAGCCGCGCGACCCCGACCACGATGCCCTCGGCGGGCGCGGCCTGCTCCTGATCGACGCCCTCGCGGACGAGTGGCACGCCTATCCCTGCCCTCGCGGCAAGAACGTCACCGCCTGCTTCCAGCCGCCCGCCGTCGCCGACCCGACGTCACCAGTCCCCGGCTGA
- a CDS encoding hydrophobic protein yields the protein MVPLLLVLLLALILFGAGFALKALWWIAIVVLVVWLVGFVARPRGGSGRWYRW from the coding sequence ATGGTTCCCCTGCTTCTCGTTCTTCTGCTCGCCCTGATCCTGTTCGGTGCCGGTTTCGCTCTCAAGGCCCTGTGGTGGATAGCCATCGTGGTCCTCGTCGTGTGGCTCGTCGGGTTCGTCGCACGACCCCGCGGCGGAAGCGGCCGCTGGTACCGCTGGTAG
- a CDS encoding lytic transglycosylase domain-containing protein, with protein sequence MSRISARGFAVASATAVTTVGAVVGVAAGGPAASNDNVEATAAGTTLLADIPAGQQAQVQTASLAQQADAQSAQASAAAKKSAEEAARIKAAQDAKAKKDAAVKDKASKDQADKDAKDAKDAKARDLETQAASRAESRSTFKVQSSYSVSDVQAIARQIVPADQFQCFSNIVNKESSWNYTASNGSAYGLVQALPGSKMSSAGSDWQTNPATQIKWGLNYMNGRYGSPCGAWSFWTTHHSY encoded by the coding sequence GTGAGTCGGATATCGGCACGGGGATTCGCGGTCGCGTCCGCAACCGCGGTCACCACCGTAGGGGCCGTGGTCGGCGTCGCCGCGGGCGGCCCCGCCGCCTCGAACGACAACGTCGAGGCGACCGCCGCCGGCACCACGCTGCTCGCCGACATACCCGCAGGACAGCAGGCACAGGTGCAGACCGCCTCCCTGGCCCAGCAGGCGGACGCCCAGTCGGCTCAGGCCAGCGCCGCCGCGAAGAAATCGGCCGAGGAAGCCGCACGCATCAAGGCGGCACAGGACGCCAAGGCCAAGAAGGACGCCGCCGTCAAGGACAAGGCGAGCAAGGACCAGGCGGACAAGGACGCCAAGGACGCCAAGGACGCGAAGGCCCGCGACCTGGAGACCCAGGCCGCCAGCCGCGCGGAGAGCCGAAGCACTTTCAAGGTCCAGAGTTCCTACTCGGTCTCCGACGTACAGGCGATCGCCCGTCAGATCGTTCCCGCCGACCAGTTCCAGTGCTTCAGCAACATCGTCAACAAAGAGTCGAGCTGGAACTACACGGCCAGCAACGGCTCCGCCTACGGGCTCGTCCAGGCGCTGCCCGGCTCCAAGATGAGCTCCGCCGGCTCCGACTGGCAGACCAACCCGGCCACGCAGATCAAGTGGGGCCTCAACTACATGAACGGACGCTACGGCAGCCCGTGTGGCGCCTGGTCGTTCTGGACGACCCACCACTCGTACTAG
- a CDS encoding nuclear transport factor 2 family protein, giving the protein MTRTGIEAALNDLLFNREITLAEAADRHFAPDYRQRTDGEWADRAEFLDHIEHLRGIVADGHVDVHEELYDGAKYADRHTCHITKTDGATVSMEVYVFADLTSDGRFRRIEETTLMLRGSDADRDLGSAR; this is encoded by the coding sequence ATGACGCGCACCGGTATCGAAGCCGCCCTCAACGACCTGCTCTTCAACCGCGAGATCACCCTGGCCGAGGCGGCCGACCGGCACTTCGCCCCCGACTACCGCCAGCGCACGGACGGCGAGTGGGCCGACCGCGCCGAGTTCCTCGATCACATCGAGCACCTTCGCGGCATCGTCGCGGACGGGCACGTGGACGTCCACGAGGAGCTGTACGACGGCGCCAAGTACGCCGACCGGCACACCTGCCACATCACCAAGACCGACGGCGCCACCGTCTCCATGGAGGTCTACGTGTTCGCCGACCTCACCTCCGACGGCCGCTTCCGCCGCATCGAGGAGACGACTCTCATGCTCCGGGGCAGCGACGCCGACCGAGACCTCGGCAGCGCCCGCTGA
- a CDS encoding endonuclease/exonuclease/phosphatase family protein, producing MRAVTLNIWGRGSAWRRRLPLVRAELARLAPDVVGLQEVWRKGARCQAEQIADTLGYHVTYARAAARHLRGVQGNALLSREPVTRYEVLPLPTPPGVEPRSVLCAEVGSMTVLVTHLTWEWEHASIRREQVRFLAELAAASEGRDVVVLADLNAAPDTEEIRWLTGRLTDAWACAGDGPGHTFTPANGFARRAREPARRIDFVLTDGLRATRAELAFTTPVRAARRPVWPSDHFGVVCDLTPKARPS from the coding sequence ATGCGTGCTGTCACGCTCAACATCTGGGGGCGGGGATCGGCCTGGCGGCGCCGGCTGCCGCTGGTCCGGGCCGAACTCGCGCGGCTCGCGCCCGACGTCGTCGGCCTGCAGGAGGTGTGGCGGAAGGGAGCGCGGTGCCAGGCGGAGCAGATCGCCGACACTCTCGGATACCACGTGACGTACGCGCGAGCGGCCGCCCGGCACCTCCGCGGCGTACAGGGCAACGCTCTGCTGAGCCGGGAGCCGGTCACGCGGTACGAGGTGCTGCCGCTGCCGACGCCGCCCGGTGTGGAGCCCCGGTCGGTGCTGTGCGCGGAGGTCGGCTCGATGACGGTACTCGTCACCCATCTGACGTGGGAGTGGGAGCACGCGTCCATCAGGCGGGAACAGGTGCGCTTCCTGGCGGAGCTGGCGGCGGCGAGCGAGGGACGGGACGTCGTCGTTCTGGCCGACCTCAACGCGGCTCCGGACACCGAGGAGATCCGGTGGCTGACCGGCCGGCTCACCGACGCGTGGGCGTGCGCCGGTGACGGTCCGGGACACACGTTCACGCCCGCCAACGGGTTCGCGCGCAGGGCCCGCGAGCCGGCGCGGCGCATCGACTTCGTCCTCACCGACGGACTGCGGGCAACGCGAGCCGAGTTGGCGTTCACCACGCCGGTGCGCGCCGCCCGTCGTCCGGTGTGGCCCTCCGACCACTTCGGCGTGGTCTGCGATCTGACGCCGAAGGCGCGCCCGTCGTAG
- a CDS encoding arabinofuranosidase catalytic domain-containing protein — protein MRRTPLSPAGPRTPDADRRARAWRPLLSVLAVLSVVLGTLLTLPGASRAATSLPCDIYGSAGTPCVAAHSTTRALIGSYNGPLYQVKRASDGAVTNIGPLAPGGYADAAAQDTFCRATTCSISKVYDQTARHNDLLPGPAGTAGMGADRAADASEISVTAGGHKVYGIWISPGVGYRSAGQASGTAVGGQAEGAYMVASGTHVGSACCFDYGNAERTPADTGNGHMDAVSIATTCYFAPCTGSGPWVEADLENGMFQGANGSNTANLGNGTAYVTAMLKNDGRTAYALKGGNAQAGGLSTWWEGALPNRGGYQPMQQEGGIILGTGGDNSNWNRGTFFEGVMVAGYPTGAAEDAVQAEITSVGYTGQTDEPNGDQRKFTGPGGTCVDVAADDTGADGAAVQLWACQKYAEDQHWAHLPDGTLRTLGRCLDINGNGTAGGTKVELWDCNGVGGQNWVARSDGSFFNPQSGRCLDSPSGATANGTRLQIWDCNGSAAQKFQLH, from the coding sequence ATGCGTAGAACGCCCCTCTCCCCCGCCGGGCCCCGCACCCCGGACGCGGACCGCCGCGCCCGCGCGTGGCGGCCCCTGCTCTCCGTCCTGGCCGTGCTGTCCGTCGTGCTCGGCACGCTCCTGACGCTGCCCGGAGCGTCGCGGGCCGCGACTTCCTTACCGTGCGACATCTACGGCAGTGCCGGCACCCCGTGCGTCGCGGCGCACAGCACGACCCGCGCCCTCATCGGCTCCTACAACGGCCCGCTGTACCAGGTGAAGCGGGCCTCCGACGGTGCCGTCACGAACATCGGGCCCCTGGCGCCCGGCGGGTACGCCGACGCCGCGGCGCAGGACACCTTCTGCCGCGCCACCACCTGCTCGATCAGCAAGGTCTACGACCAGACCGCGCGCCACAACGACCTCCTGCCCGGCCCCGCGGGCACCGCGGGCATGGGGGCCGACCGGGCCGCCGACGCCTCCGAGATCTCGGTGACGGCGGGCGGCCACAAGGTCTACGGCATCTGGATCTCGCCGGGCGTCGGCTATCGCTCCGCCGGCCAGGCGTCGGGCACCGCGGTCGGCGGCCAGGCCGAGGGCGCCTACATGGTCGCCAGCGGCACCCACGTGGGATCCGCCTGCTGCTTCGACTACGGCAACGCCGAGCGCACCCCCGCCGACACCGGCAACGGCCACATGGACGCCGTATCCATCGCCACCACCTGCTACTTCGCTCCCTGCACGGGTTCGGGCCCCTGGGTGGAGGCCGACCTGGAGAACGGCATGTTCCAGGGGGCCAACGGATCCAACACCGCCAACCTCGGCAACGGCACCGCGTATGTCACCGCGATGCTCAAGAACGACGGCCGGACCGCCTACGCCCTCAAGGGCGGCAACGCCCAGGCGGGCGGCCTGTCGACCTGGTGGGAGGGGGCACTGCCCAACCGCGGCGGCTACCAGCCGATGCAGCAGGAGGGCGGCATCATCCTGGGGACCGGCGGCGACAACAGCAACTGGAACCGCGGCACGTTCTTCGAGGGCGTGATGGTCGCCGGCTACCCGACGGGCGCCGCCGAGGACGCCGTGCAGGCCGAGATCACCTCCGTGGGCTACACGGGACAGACCGACGAACCCAACGGCGACCAGCGCAAGTTCACGGGTCCCGGCGGCACGTGCGTGGACGTGGCCGCGGACGACACGGGTGCCGACGGCGCCGCGGTACAGCTGTGGGCCTGCCAGAAGTACGCCGAGGACCAGCACTGGGCGCACCTCCCCGACGGGACGCTGCGGACCCTCGGCCGCTGCCTGGACATCAACGGCAACGGCACGGCGGGCGGCACCAAGGTCGAGCTCTGGGACTGCAACGGCGTAGGCGGTCAGAACTGGGTGGCCCGGTCGGACGGATCGTTCTTCAACCCGCAGTCCGGCAGGTGCCTCGACTCCCCGAGCGGGGCGACCGCCAACGGCACCAGGCTCCAGATCTGGGACTGCAACGGCAGCGCCGCCCAGAAGTTCCAGCTCCACTGA
- a CDS encoding phosphoribosylanthranilate isomerase, whose translation MSDLFVKICGLRTPEHVDTCVEAGADAVGFVFAPSARTVDAVTARKLAARVPSHVLTVGVFRGQSLPEVRRLTHESGIDAVQLHGDEGPEYYAALREEGRTLIRATTASATAARLGEFGEDMLLLDAPDPGSGKPWNWASPDFAAPDGRWLLAGGLHPANVRRAAEVTGAWGVDVSSGVESERGVKSGELIRAFVAAARL comes from the coding sequence ATGAGCGATCTCTTCGTCAAGATCTGCGGTCTACGGACACCCGAGCACGTCGACACATGTGTCGAGGCGGGCGCGGACGCGGTGGGCTTCGTCTTCGCGCCCAGCGCCCGCACGGTGGACGCCGTGACGGCCCGGAAGCTCGCGGCCCGCGTGCCGAGCCACGTTCTCACGGTCGGGGTCTTCCGCGGCCAGTCGCTGCCCGAGGTGCGCAGGCTCACGCACGAAAGCGGCATCGACGCCGTGCAGCTGCACGGGGACGAGGGGCCGGAGTACTACGCGGCGCTCCGGGAGGAGGGCCGCACCCTGATCCGGGCCACGACCGCGTCCGCGACCGCGGCGCGGCTCGGCGAGTTCGGCGAGGACATGCTGCTCCTCGACGCTCCCGACCCGGGCTCCGGCAAGCCGTGGAACTGGGCCTCGCCCGACTTCGCCGCCCCCGACGGCCGCTGGCTCCTCGCCGGCGGCCTGCACCCGGCCAACGTCCGCCGCGCCGCCGAGGTGACCGGGGCGTGGGGAGTGGACGTCTCCAGCGGCGTGGAGAGCGAACGCGGCGTCAAATCCGGCGAGTTGATCCGGGCGTTCGTCGCGGCGGCGCGCCTCTGA
- a CDS encoding Rieske 2Fe-2S domain-containing protein yields MLKALDSLGGLKQLDRVVEPLQKAVRAAPLGRYRAVLQGRPIGHPLHPVLVQVPIGAWTSAAVLDLLPGAGRNARLLVGMGVVSAVPAAWAGWVDWAEQPERQLRTGVVHAASNGVAIGLYAGSWVVRGRGKPVLGRLLGFAGLTVASVGGMIGGHLAFRQAVGANKTEPVDHLVEPGWHPLGGAAEFAEGQAARRMLGDVALLVVREADGGFHVLVDRCSHMAGPLSQGKVADGCVECPWHGSLFRLTDGQNVGGPATAPQPVFDTRLTGDGVLEVRLPDAV; encoded by the coding sequence TTGCTCAAGGCACTGGACTCGCTGGGTGGGCTCAAGCAGCTGGACAGGGTCGTTGAGCCGCTGCAGAAAGCCGTCCGCGCGGCGCCCCTCGGGCGCTACCGGGCCGTCCTCCAGGGCCGCCCCATCGGGCATCCCCTGCACCCCGTCCTGGTGCAGGTGCCCATCGGCGCGTGGACGTCCGCCGCGGTGCTCGACCTCCTGCCCGGCGCCGGGCGCAACGCGCGTCTCCTGGTCGGCATGGGCGTGGTCTCGGCCGTGCCGGCCGCCTGGGCGGGCTGGGTGGACTGGGCGGAGCAGCCCGAGCGTCAGCTGCGTACCGGCGTGGTGCACGCGGCGTCCAACGGTGTGGCCATCGGGCTGTACGCGGGCTCCTGGGTCGTCCGGGGCCGCGGCAAGCCGGTGCTCGGCCGGCTGCTCGGGTTCGCGGGGCTGACCGTGGCCAGTGTCGGCGGAATGATCGGCGGCCACCTCGCCTTCCGGCAGGCAGTCGGTGCCAACAAGACGGAGCCCGTCGACCACCTGGTGGAACCGGGATGGCACCCGCTCGGCGGCGCCGCGGAATTCGCCGAGGGGCAGGCGGCCCGGCGGATGCTGGGCGATGTGGCGCTGCTCGTGGTGCGGGAGGCGGACGGCGGCTTCCACGTGCTGGTCGACCGGTGCAGTCACATGGCGGGGCCGCTGTCCCAGGGCAAGGTCGCCGACGGATGCGTGGAGTGCCCGTGGCACGGCAGCCTCTTCCGCCTGACCGACGGGCAGAACGTAGGAGGCCCGGCCACGGCGCCCCAGCCCGTCTTCGACACGCGGCTGACCGGAGACGGCGTCCTGGAGGTGCGGCTCCCGGACGCCGTCTGA
- a CDS encoding lipase family protein — protein MHTTAVRHLATAAITALTVAAVPVSTAAAAPSVSSAPSVAAKAAGSDSFYTYDGSEPLSSFTPGTVLKTRTLQYHLLGIPTPVKAVQLLYRTTDAQGRPSVGVTSVVRSPGGDGSKAVSYQSAYDSLNPADGPSRAIAGNVTLGGVLPNAEALVLVPFLLQGYDVVVPDTEGQSADFAAGPEYGTTTLDSIRAVGRSPETGMNASTRFGLIGYSGGAIATQWAATLAPSYAPDVNRNLVGFTEGGLLVDPAHNLKYVDGSAIWAGVIPMALIGASRSFGIDLKPYMSSYGLEVYKKLENGSIVNALGQYPGLTWKKLAKPEYADPNSVPEFLQAVNKLNLGSAATPTVPGFIAQGNGGVLEGTFSNLPGIGTGDGVMVAGDVRSLARQYCDTGNKAIKFQQYGALSHVGAIVPWAPAALGWLNDRFAGRTAPSDCGRIPSGNSLAPELPSGS, from the coding sequence ATGCACACAACCGCCGTACGCCACCTGGCGACCGCCGCCATCACAGCCCTGACCGTCGCCGCCGTGCCGGTGTCGACCGCCGCGGCCGCTCCGTCCGTCTCCTCCGCCCCGTCCGTGGCGGCGAAGGCCGCGGGCAGCGATTCCTTCTACACCTACGACGGCAGCGAGCCGCTGTCGTCGTTCACGCCCGGCACCGTGCTGAAGACGCGAACGCTTCAGTACCACCTGCTCGGTATCCCCACGCCGGTCAAGGCCGTCCAACTGCTCTACCGCACGACCGATGCCCAGGGCCGCCCGTCCGTCGGCGTGACCTCGGTGGTGCGCAGCCCGGGAGGCGACGGCAGCAAGGCCGTCTCCTACCAGTCCGCCTACGACTCGCTGAACCCCGCGGACGGTCCCTCCAGGGCGATCGCCGGCAACGTCACCCTCGGCGGCGTGCTCCCCAACGCAGAAGCCCTGGTGCTCGTGCCGTTCCTGCTGCAGGGTTACGACGTGGTCGTGCCGGACACCGAGGGGCAGAGCGCCGATTTCGCGGCCGGTCCCGAATACGGCACCACCACGCTGGACTCGATCCGCGCCGTCGGCAGATCCCCCGAGACCGGCATGAACGCCTCCACTCGGTTCGGTCTGATCGGCTACTCGGGCGGCGCCATCGCGACCCAGTGGGCGGCCACCCTCGCGCCGAGCTACGCGCCGGACGTCAACCGCAACCTGGTGGGCTTCACCGAGGGCGGCCTGCTGGTCGACCCGGCGCACAACCTCAAGTACGTGGACGGCAGCGCGATCTGGGCCGGCGTCATCCCCATGGCGCTCATCGGCGCCTCACGCTCGTTCGGCATCGATCTGAAGCCCTACATGAGCAGCTACGGGCTCGAGGTGTACAAGAAGCTCGAGAACGGTTCGATCGTCAACGCCCTGGGCCAGTACCCCGGCCTGACGTGGAAGAAGCTGGCGAAGCCGGAGTACGCCGACCCGAACTCCGTGCCCGAGTTCCTGCAGGCCGTCAACAAGCTGAACCTGGGCTCGGCCGCCACCCCGACCGTCCCGGGATTCATCGCGCAGGGCAACGGCGGTGTACTGGAGGGAACTTTCAGCAACCTGCCGGGCATCGGGACCGGTGACGGAGTCATGGTCGCCGGCGACGTGCGATCGCTCGCGCGGCAGTACTGCGACACCGGCAACAAGGCGATCAAGTTCCAGCAGTACGGCGCGCTCAGCCATGTCGGTGCCATCGTGCCCTGGGCTCCCGCGGCACTGGGCTGGCTCAACGACCGCTTCGCGGGCAGGACTGCGCCCTCCGACTGCGGGCGCATCCCCTCGGGCAATTCGCTCGCCCCGGAGCTGCCGTCGGGTTCCTGA